A region of Malaciobacter marinus DNA encodes the following proteins:
- a CDS encoding molybdopterin-containing oxidoreductase family protein translates to MGASNINSDRRTFIKGTTACLVSVPLFGMSYTSTKYDKVEYKPTQTNGASEYHFVTCPRNCRDACSLVAEVQNGVMIDIQGNKAHPVTKGHPCVKGNTYREYLYQPNRILYPMKRVGKRKEGKWERISWDEAFELAGKKLTDIKNRYGGEAIGEMVYSGNEGHISKTIGPGNLLEKIGATRLVRNPCDWPRYQGTPSVIGTPYSKDMLETVDSDLYVTWGSNEAYTAVHWARFGQDVRRKNGGKLVTINSVRTPMANNSDMFIQLKPSTDPFFCLGVCKVLIEENLYNKEFVSKYAMGFEELVKETKEYTLEELAKACEITSKEIVEFARIYAAAKRPAIAHGDGGQRHFNGARLVRAVTFLPVLVGALNKKGAGLFWAYTNLNPCYDFSKVMPDLSPKDENGKTIKRQTANYVQFGRALRLDNPTSLDTESQVYKEVTLPTPLRAVIHYNTSMITTAPNSDLIKKRLMEDDDFYLIVLDPFHTDTVDYADLVLPAGTFLESEDVQNDQISGFVCYNAAAAKLVGESKINLEIFNGIAKAMGYKEECFNINDPKVVIKNMLDTPFSKSQGITYERLVKEGQVKPIRTVESMKEHFPYYPYCKTTDLKFKTPSGKAELYSKYFKDSGFHPVIDLETDWDYYEAHKEFGKNYLKKYPLYFMTPGTQLQNNSNWGTNKYILPRVLFDGYPEPFMHKKDAQERGIKEGTVVSGVNEKGKAFFRVRITTDMNPGVTYAWNNIWCRTTKTDTGANILCSDGISDLGQGSTYTASFIEVAKV, encoded by the coding sequence ATGGGAGCCTCAAATATCAATAGTGATAGAAGAACTTTTATAAAAGGGACTACTGCATGTTTAGTTAGTGTACCATTATTTGGGATGTCATATACATCTACAAAATATGATAAAGTAGAGTATAAACCTACTCAAACAAATGGTGCATCTGAATATCATTTTGTAACTTGTCCAAGAAACTGTAGAGATGCATGTTCTTTAGTTGCAGAAGTACAAAATGGTGTAATGATTGACATCCAAGGTAACAAAGCACATCCTGTTACAAAAGGTCATCCTTGTGTAAAAGGTAATACTTACAGAGAGTATTTATATCAGCCAAATAGAATACTATATCCTATGAAAAGAGTAGGAAAAAGAAAAGAAGGTAAATGGGAAAGAATTTCTTGGGATGAAGCCTTTGAATTAGCAGGGAAAAAATTAACTGATATTAAAAATAGATATGGTGGAGAAGCTATTGGAGAAATGGTTTATTCTGGTAATGAAGGTCATATCTCAAAAACAATAGGTCCAGGTAATTTACTTGAAAAAATTGGAGCAACTAGATTAGTTAGAAATCCATGTGACTGGCCAAGATATCAAGGAACTCCAAGTGTTATTGGTACACCATATTCAAAAGATATGCTTGAAACTGTTGATTCAGATTTATATGTTACATGGGGTTCAAATGAAGCTTACACAGCTGTGCACTGGGCTAGATTTGGACAAGATGTAAGAAGAAAAAATGGTGGTAAACTAGTTACAATTAATTCTGTTAGAACACCAATGGCAAATAATTCAGATATGTTTATACAATTAAAACCTTCAACAGACCCTTTCTTTTGTTTAGGTGTATGTAAAGTACTTATTGAAGAAAATTTATACAATAAAGAGTTTGTATCTAAATATGCAATGGGTTTTGAAGAATTAGTAAAAGAAACTAAAGAATATACATTAGAAGAACTAGCAAAAGCATGTGAAATTACATCTAAAGAAATAGTAGAGTTTGCAAGAATCTACGCCGCAGCAAAAAGACCTGCTATTGCTCATGGTGATGGTGGACAAAGACATTTTAATGGAGCTAGACTTGTTAGAGCAGTTACTTTCTTACCTGTTTTAGTAGGAGCATTAAACAAAAAAGGTGCAGGACTATTTTGGGCATATACAAACTTAAACCCATGTTATGATTTTAGTAAAGTTATGCCTGACTTATCTCCAAAAGATGAAAATGGAAAAACTATTAAAAGACAAACTGCGAACTATGTGCAATTTGGTAGAGCATTAAGACTTGACAATCCAACAAGTTTAGATACAGAATCTCAAGTTTATAAAGAAGTGACTCTTCCTACTCCTTTAAGAGCAGTTATACATTATAACACTAGTATGATTACTACTGCACCAAACTCTGATTTAATTAAAAAAAGATTAATGGAAGATGATGATTTTTATCTAATTGTATTAGATCCTTTTCATACAGATACAGTTGATTATGCAGATTTAGTATTACCAGCAGGAACTTTTTTAGAATCTGAAGATGTACAAAATGATCAAATTTCTGGATTTGTTTGCTATAACGCAGCAGCAGCTAAACTAGTTGGTGAAAGTAAAATTAATTTAGAAATATTTAATGGAATTGCAAAAGCTATGGGATATAAAGAAGAGTGTTTTAATATTAACGATCCAAAAGTAGTTATAAAAAATATGCTAGATACTCCTTTTAGTAAAAGTCAAGGAATAACTTATGAAAGACTAGTAAAAGAAGGTCAAGTTAAACCTATAAGAACCGTTGAATCAATGAAAGAACATTTTCCTTATTATCCATATTGTAAAACAACAGATCTTAAATTTAAAACACCATCTGGAAAAGCAGAACTTTACTCTAAATATTTTAAAGATTCAGGGTTTCATCCAGTTATTGATCTTGAAACAGACTGGGATTATTATGAAGCACATAAAGAGTTTGGGAAAAACTATCTAAAAAAATACCCATTATATTTTATGACTCCAGGAACACAATTACAAAACAATTCTAACTGGGGAACAAATAAATATATTTTACCAAGAGTGTTATTTGATGGTTATCCAGAACCATTTATGCATAAAAAAGATGCCCAAGAAAGAGGTATAAAAGAAGGAACAGTAGTTTCAGGAGTAAATGAAAAAGGTAAAGCATTTTTTAGAGTTAGAATTACAACTGATATGAATCCAGGTGTTACTTATGCTTGGAATAACATATGGTGTAGAACAACAAAGACAGATACAGGAGCTAATATTTTATGTAGTGATGGTATTAGTGACCTAGGACAAGGTTCAACATATACTGCCTCATTCATTGAAGTTGCAAAAGTATAA
- a CDS encoding disulfide bond formation protein B — MKKNINLYVLMSFAVLGVMAGPVAVANMIFGYILGDAPCTSCWALRINMIVVAAGALFIIRYGLKMKYLALIIMVSAFGIWNAFWHLGWYAQMDIGQGQALPIFNIHTQIWAGIVFWAVLIVLGLILAFANLKTDQEVLAKLNYRNLTKINKFAFVTFMVVTASNALQAFVAAGPPPFTAPDSPARFTFNPKYNSWDSLLPNAFSAPTWRGPFGVDTPDLPAKKAEYMEFDHNINNSPLHITNKLNLVSEKNINLDLDSPISGIRFDKKTNQFAIATQDWGMYLTNKDLNNTNAHLILDSFYFPFMTNFADIDFMDNQSIKIMGTNKTYAIVKYDPINADEVNGFAHFKEGADKFVAIEKNSFRTVRANTNYVNSFVSLGKYSYTISVPSNLKKNFVVIKQSNIDGVLSGEYTPTLASNIETRNNKGLGDYYITGLAKKNGMLYALSKNYNTILQINPKTEEIVKTYSYPSKITNARAIDFVDGDINIVSYQDGKNKLYVLK, encoded by the coding sequence TCTTAGGAGATGCACCTTGTACAAGTTGTTGGGCACTTAGAATTAATATGATTGTTGTAGCAGCAGGAGCTTTATTTATAATAAGATATGGTTTAAAAATGAAATATTTAGCTCTTATTATAATGGTTTCTGCCTTTGGTATTTGGAATGCTTTTTGGCATTTAGGATGGTATGCACAAATGGATATAGGACAAGGGCAAGCATTACCAATATTTAATATTCATACACAAATTTGGGCTGGAATAGTTTTTTGGGCTGTTTTAATTGTACTTGGATTAATTTTAGCATTTGCTAATTTGAAAACAGATCAAGAAGTTTTAGCAAAATTAAACTATAGAAATTTAACAAAAATAAATAAATTTGCATTTGTTACTTTTATGGTTGTAACAGCTTCAAATGCATTGCAAGCTTTTGTAGCAGCAGGTCCACCTCCTTTTACTGCACCTGATTCTCCAGCTAGATTTACTTTTAATCCTAAATATAACAGTTGGGATAGTTTACTTCCAAATGCATTCTCTGCTCCAACATGGAGAGGTCCTTTTGGTGTAGATACTCCTGATTTACCAGCAAAAAAAGCAGAATACATGGAGTTTGACCATAACATAAATAACTCTCCTTTACATATAACAAATAAACTTAACTTGGTATCAGAAAAAAATATCAATCTTGATTTAGATTCACCTATTAGTGGTATTAGATTTGATAAAAAAACTAATCAATTTGCCATTGCAACTCAAGATTGGGGAATGTATCTTACAAATAAAGATTTAAATAATACTAATGCACATTTAATTTTAGATAGTTTTTATTTTCCATTTATGACAAACTTTGCAGATATTGATTTTATGGATAATCAAAGTATAAAAATTATGGGAACAAATAAAACTTACGCAATTGTAAAATATGACCCAATTAATGCTGATGAAGTAAATGGATTTGCACACTTTAAAGAAGGTGCAGATAAATTTGTTGCTATTGAGAAAAATTCGTTTAGAACAGTACGAGCTAATACTAATTATGTAAATAGCTTCGTAAGTTTAGGAAAATATAGTTATACAATTAGTGTTCCTAGTAATTTAAAAAAGAATTTTGTTGTTATAAAACAATCAAATATTGATGGAGTTTTATCTGGTGAATACACGCCAACTTTAGCTTCAAATATAGAAACAAGAAATAACAAAGGACTTGGTGATTATTACATTACTGGACTGGCAAAGAAAAATGGTATGTTATATGCACTAAGTAAAAACTATAACACAATTTTACAAATTAATCCAAAAACTGAAGAAATTGTAAAAACATACTCATACCCAAGTAAGATAACAAATGCAAGAGCTATTGATTTTGTTGATGGAGATATTAACATAGTTAGTTATCAAGACGGTAAAAATAAACTTTATGTACTTAAATAA